A genomic segment from Propioniciclava sp. MC1595 encodes:
- a CDS encoding DNA methyltransferase, with translation MTRPALHDDRSVLDARLTTTLAAFVAAHPPGADEDVHMVPAVVDHVIERLTQPGDVVLDPFAGFGTTLARAVALGRQAWGVELLPERVAYARARTPSALVVEGDARALLAVLAEGVPRTPRAAVDLVLTSPPYMTATDHDADPLTAYELDGGDYARYLRELGLVAAQCARVVRPGGHVVWNVADIHHRGHTTHLIDDCARVLEEHLGPVTIVPIDWDALPHDLVADALLVSRRPG, from the coding sequence ATGACCCGGCCCGCCCTGCACGACGACCGGTCCGTGCTGGACGCGCGCCTCACCACGACGCTCGCCGCATTCGTGGCCGCCCACCCGCCCGGTGCCGACGAGGACGTGCACATGGTCCCGGCCGTGGTGGACCACGTGATCGAGCGCCTCACCCAACCCGGCGACGTGGTGCTCGACCCCTTCGCCGGGTTCGGGACCACCCTGGCCCGCGCCGTGGCGCTCGGCCGGCAGGCCTGGGGCGTCGAGCTGCTCCCCGAACGGGTGGCCTACGCACGGGCCCGCACGCCAAGCGCGCTGGTGGTCGAGGGCGACGCCCGTGCCCTGCTGGCCGTGCTCGCCGAGGGCGTGCCCCGGACGCCGCGGGCTGCGGTCGACCTCGTGCTCACCTCGCCGCCGTACATGACCGCCACCGACCACGACGCCGACCCCCTCACCGCCTACGAGCTGGACGGGGGCGACTACGCCCGTTACCTGCGCGAGCTGGGGCTCGTGGCCGCCCAGTGCGCCCGGGTGGTGAGGCCTGGCGGGCACGTCGTCTGGAACGTCGCCGACATCCACCACCGGGGCCACACCACGCACCTCATCGACGACTGCGCCCGCGTGCTGGAGGAGCACCTCGGCCCGGTCACCATCGTCCCCATCGACTGGGACGCCCTCCCCCACGACCTCGTGGCCGACGCGCTGCTGGTGTCCCGGCGTCCGGGCTGA
- a CDS encoding iron-sulfur cluster repair di-iron protein, ric: MSTSALATALEYAPIIARVHSHHPELARIRDLTEAVATAEPDVDLAPLFAELRTLTNDYKAPADTCETVEATYRALASVEAEYAGR, translated from the coding sequence ATGAGCACCTCAGCCCTCGCCACCGCCCTCGAGTACGCCCCGATCATCGCCCGCGTGCACAGCCACCACCCCGAGCTGGCGCGCATCCGCGACCTGACCGAGGCCGTGGCCACGGCCGAACCGGACGTCGACCTCGCCCCGCTCTTCGCCGAACTCCGCACGCTCACCAACGACTACAAGGCGCCGGCCGACACGTGCGAGACCGTCGAGGCCACCTACCGGGCGCTGGCCTCCGTCGAGGCGGAGTACGCCGGCCGCTGA
- a CDS encoding C40 family peptidase, producing the protein MGGRAGHHHGLVGPDVPADPADRARGDGRLPLPLRRLAGLHAQPPVELGFDCSGLVLQAIYAAGRDPQPIDVIKHAEPTYRTSAQLYAHTGLQSVPVAQRRRGDLIFYTNSAGRVHHVTIDLGDGTMMEAYGRYAGIRTVIPQYGISYIAPYVKRVFP; encoded by the coding sequence GTGGGCGGCCGCGCAGGGCATCACCACGGGCTGGTCGGACCGGACGTACCGGCCGACCCTGCCGATCGAGCGCGGGGCGATGGCCGCCTTCCTCTACCGCTTCGTCGGCTCGCCGGCCTTCACGCCCAGCCGCCAGTCGAGCTCGGCTTCGACTGCTCGGGGCTGGTGCTCCAGGCCATCTACGCCGCCGGGCGGGACCCGCAGCCGATCGACGTCATCAAGCACGCCGAGCCCACGTACCGCACCAGCGCGCAGTTGTACGCCCACACCGGGCTGCAGTCGGTGCCGGTGGCCCAACGCCGGCGCGGGGACCTGATCTTCTACACCAACTCCGCGGGCCGAGTGCACCACGTCACCATCGACCTGGGCGACGGGACCATGATGGAGGCGTACGGCCGCTACGCCGGCATCCGCACGGTGATCCCGCAGTACGGCATCAGCTACATCGCGCCGTACGTGAAGCGGGTCTTCCCGTAG
- a CDS encoding cation transporter, with product MCDNDVHLDPDADPTLRRRLRTAVLAVALLNLAYFFVEIGVAVGIGSVSLFADSVDFLEDTAVNLLIFVALGFTLRWRSVMGKVMAVIICVPAVAAAVSLILKAGNPEPPDPLSLTVTAGGAVLVNLACALILARFREHGGSMTTAAFLAARNDVLVNVAIIVMGLITAATLSGWPDIVLGAIIIVLNVSAAKEVWEAAENENLAAQAMAGDLDDD from the coding sequence GTGTGCGACAACGACGTGCACCTCGACCCGGACGCCGACCCGACACTGCGCCGCCGGCTGCGGACGGCGGTCCTGGCCGTCGCCCTGCTGAACCTCGCCTACTTCTTCGTCGAGATCGGCGTCGCCGTCGGCATCGGGTCGGTGTCGCTGTTCGCCGACTCGGTCGACTTCCTCGAGGACACCGCGGTCAACCTGCTGATCTTCGTCGCGCTGGGCTTCACCCTGCGCTGGCGCTCGGTCATGGGCAAGGTGATGGCCGTCATCATCTGCGTCCCGGCGGTGGCCGCGGCGGTCTCGCTCATCCTCAAGGCCGGCAACCCCGAGCCGCCCGACCCGCTGTCGCTGACGGTGACCGCCGGCGGCGCCGTGCTGGTGAACCTCGCCTGCGCGCTCATTCTGGCCCGGTTCCGCGAGCACGGCGGCTCGATGACGACCGCGGCGTTCCTGGCCGCCCGCAACGACGTGCTGGTCAACGTCGCGATCATCGTGATGGGGCTGATCACGGCCGCCACCCTCAGCGGCTGGCCCGACATCGTGCTGGGCGCGATCATCATCGTGCTCAACGTGTCCGCGGCCAAGGAGGTCTGGGAGGCCGCCGAGAACGAGAACCTCGCCGCCCAGGCGATGGCCGGCGACCTCGACGACGACTGA
- a CDS encoding amidohydrolase: protein MNVAITGARVVPVTAEPFDGKVVLTDGRIAALGPDVEVPAGHEVVDAAGAWVLPGFVDAHVHLGVWEEGEGWAGQDTNEMTDPVMAGARALDAINPLDQGFDDALMGGVTSVNVNPGSGNPIGGLTVAIKTWGRVVDEMVLRSPSGLKAALGENPKRVYGDQKRTPSTRLGTALVIRKAFTEARNHAAKDDAEGHLVNEALLAVLNREIPWRQHCHRADDIATALRMADEFGYELVLDHGTEAWKIADLVGGRGIPVLYGPLIVTRSKVEVRDRSLAAPGILDRAGSPVSLITDHPVVPIEYLVTQAALAVREGMDVDAALRAITINPATVMGVADRIGSLEVGKDADVVLWTGDPLALASRVLRTWVSGREVYSWDATSRTATWAKRY from the coding sequence ATGAACGTCGCCATCACCGGGGCCCGCGTCGTCCCCGTCACCGCCGAGCCGTTCGACGGCAAGGTGGTCCTCACCGACGGGCGGATCGCAGCGCTCGGCCCCGACGTCGAGGTCCCCGCGGGGCACGAGGTCGTGGACGCCGCGGGTGCGTGGGTGCTGCCCGGCTTCGTGGACGCCCACGTGCACCTCGGCGTGTGGGAGGAGGGCGAGGGCTGGGCCGGCCAGGACACCAACGAGATGACCGATCCCGTCATGGCCGGCGCCCGCGCGCTGGACGCGATCAACCCCCTCGACCAGGGCTTCGACGACGCCCTGATGGGTGGCGTCACGTCGGTGAACGTGAACCCGGGCTCGGGCAACCCGATCGGCGGGCTGACGGTCGCGATCAAGACCTGGGGCCGCGTGGTCGACGAGATGGTGCTGCGCTCCCCCTCCGGCCTCAAGGCGGCCCTGGGCGAGAACCCCAAGCGCGTCTACGGCGACCAGAAGCGGACGCCCTCGACCCGGCTCGGCACGGCCCTGGTGATCCGCAAGGCGTTCACCGAGGCGCGCAACCACGCCGCCAAGGACGACGCCGAGGGCCACCTCGTCAACGAGGCCCTGCTCGCGGTGCTGAACCGCGAGATCCCCTGGCGCCAGCACTGCCACCGCGCCGACGACATCGCCACCGCCCTGCGCATGGCCGACGAGTTCGGCTACGAGCTCGTCCTCGACCACGGCACCGAGGCCTGGAAGATCGCCGACCTCGTCGGAGGGCGCGGCATCCCGGTGCTGTACGGCCCCCTCATCGTCACCCGCTCCAAGGTCGAGGTACGCGACCGGTCGCTGGCCGCCCCCGGCATCCTCGACCGCGCCGGCTCACCGGTGTCGCTGATCACCGACCACCCGGTCGTCCCGATCGAGTACCTCGTCACGCAGGCGGCCCTCGCCGTCCGCGAGGGCATGGACGTCGACGCCGCCCTGCGCGCGATCACCATCAACCCGGCGACCGTCATGGGCGTGGCCGACCGCATCGGATCCCTCGAGGTCGGCAAGGACGCCGACGTCGTGCTCTGGACCGGCGACCCGCTCGCGCTGGCCAGCCGCGTGCTGCGGACGTGGGTCTCCGGGCGCGAGGTCTACTCCTGGGACGCCACCTCGCGCACCGCGACGTGGGCCAAGCGGTACTGA
- a CDS encoding patatin family protein, translating into MPTAPVVNVPDVALVFEGGGMRAAYTSAVVVALVEAGLVFPFVAGISAGASNTVNYLTGDAWRARASFTTFAADPQFGNWRTFVRGQGLFNSDYIYRRTSGPGEALPFNYPAFLAHPAEFAIEAFRARDGATVRWGRADIREHQDLMARVQASSTMPVVMPPVEIDGEVYVDGALGATGGIAIDAAREAGFSKFLVVLTQERGYAKGPMSNPWFYRRHFRRYPSVADALLTRWSRYNATRDELFQLERQGDAYLFAPDAMTVSNGERNVAKLEAAHAQGLAQMAREMPALREFLQA; encoded by the coding sequence GTGCCCACCGCCCCCGTCGTGAACGTGCCCGATGTCGCCCTGGTCTTCGAGGGTGGCGGCATGCGGGCCGCCTACACCTCCGCCGTGGTGGTTGCGCTCGTCGAGGCCGGGCTGGTGTTCCCGTTCGTGGCCGGGATCTCGGCCGGGGCGTCCAACACCGTCAACTACCTGACCGGCGACGCCTGGCGGGCGCGCGCCTCGTTCACGACCTTCGCCGCCGACCCGCAGTTCGGCAACTGGCGGACGTTCGTGCGCGGGCAGGGCCTGTTCAACTCCGACTACATCTACCGGCGCACGTCGGGGCCGGGCGAGGCGCTGCCGTTCAACTACCCCGCCTTCCTGGCCCACCCGGCCGAGTTCGCCATTGAGGCGTTCCGCGCCCGCGACGGCGCGACGGTCCGCTGGGGGCGGGCCGACATCCGCGAGCACCAGGACCTGATGGCGCGCGTACAGGCGTCCTCGACGATGCCCGTGGTGATGCCGCCGGTCGAGATCGACGGCGAGGTCTACGTCGACGGCGCCCTCGGCGCCACCGGCGGCATCGCGATCGACGCCGCCCGCGAGGCCGGCTTCAGCAAGTTCCTCGTCGTGCTCACCCAGGAGCGCGGCTACGCCAAGGGCCCGATGTCGAACCCGTGGTTCTACCGGCGGCACTTCCGCCGGTACCCGTCCGTCGCCGACGCCCTGCTGACGCGCTGGTCGCGCTACAACGCCACCCGCGACGAGTTGTTCCAGCTCGAACGCCAGGGGGACGCCTACCTGTTCGCCCCTGACGCCATGACCGTCTCCAACGGCGAGCGCAACGTCGCCAAGCTGGAGGCCGCCCACGCGCAGGGGCTGGCCCAGATGGCCCGTGAGATGCCCGCCCTGCGGGAGTTCCTGCAGGCCTAG
- a CDS encoding trimeric intracellular cation channel family protein: MIWDAETIFRIVDVTGVVANGLLGGAVARSRRFDIVGFATLAIISGLGGGMIRDVLLGSGYPVALVDPAYLTGALIAAVIAYVVHLEGALARRALSLCDMLALGCWSATGTIKAAALGLEPIPSIMLGVITAVGGGMLRDVLVGKTPAVFGGNTLYASIGVLGSIEALALFHLGHPQAGMAASIITCAVLGLLARRLGWMLPEPIDFRLSNLRLRPLSPKRSVQRLRDRIARREAADVDPDDPDA, from the coding sequence GTGATCTGGGACGCCGAGACGATCTTCAGGATCGTGGATGTCACCGGGGTGGTCGCCAACGGGCTCCTCGGGGGTGCCGTGGCCCGCTCGCGGCGCTTCGACATCGTCGGGTTCGCCACGCTGGCGATCATCTCGGGCCTGGGCGGCGGCATGATCCGCGACGTCCTGCTGGGGTCGGGCTACCCCGTCGCCCTGGTCGACCCCGCCTACCTGACCGGCGCCCTCATCGCGGCCGTGATCGCCTACGTCGTCCACCTCGAAGGCGCGCTCGCCCGCCGGGCGCTGTCCCTGTGCGACATGCTCGCGCTGGGCTGCTGGTCGGCCACCGGCACGATCAAGGCGGCCGCCCTGGGCCTGGAGCCGATCCCCTCGATCATGCTCGGCGTCATCACCGCCGTCGGCGGCGGCATGCTGCGCGACGTGCTGGTCGGCAAGACCCCGGCCGTCTTCGGCGGCAACACGCTGTACGCCTCGATCGGCGTGCTGGGCAGCATCGAGGCGCTCGCGCTGTTCCACCTGGGCCACCCGCAGGCCGGCATGGCGGCGTCCATCATCACGTGCGCCGTCCTCGGCCTGCTGGCCCGCCGGCTCGGCTGGATGCTGCCCGAGCCCATCGACTTCCGGCTCAGCAACCTCAGGCTGCGGCCGCTCTCCCCCAAGCGTTCCGTCCAGCGCCTCCGCGACCGCATCGCCCGGCGCGAGGCCGCCGATGTCGACCCCGACGACCCGGACGCCTGA
- a CDS encoding NADP-dependent isocitrate dehydrogenase, producing MAKIIYTLTDEAPLLATYSLLPIVEAFTSTAGVEVETRDISLAGRILAAFADRLPDDQRTADALAELGELAKTPEANIIKLPNISASVPQLNAAIAELQALGYDLPTYEEASAEDKARYDSVKGSAVNPVLREGNSDRRAPAAVKNYARKHPHSMGEWSADSKTQVATMGRDDFRSNEQSVIMPEADTLRIQLVDSAGEVSVLKDDLKVLEGEVVDATVLRAASLDAFLREQVEKAKELGVLFSAHLKATMMKVSDPIIFGHVVKAFFPATFAQFGDEIAAAGLSPNNGLGALIDGLEALGGGGEEILASLKTELANGPALAMVNSDKGITNLHVPSDVIVDASMPAMIRIGGKMWGPDGKEADTLAVIPDSSYAGVYQAVIDDCKANGAYDPVTMGSVPNVGLMAQAAEEYGSHNKTFEITQAGKVQVVTASGEVLMEHDVQPGDIWRACQTKDAPIRDWVKLAVTRARVSDTPAIFWLDNERAHDRNLISLVEKYLADHDTEGLSIEIMSPVEATKKSIERIRRGEDTISVTGNVLRDYNTDLFPILELGTSAKMLSVVPLMNGGGLFETGAGGSAPKHVQQLVEENYLRWDSLGEFLALAESLQHLARSAGNDRAAVLGKALDAATGTLLDENKSPARRVGQTDNRGSHAWLAVYWAEELAKQTEDAELAAAFAPIATELREKADTIAEEMIAVQGKPAELGGYFRPDADKTSAVMRPSETLNGIIAKLG from the coding sequence ATGGCCAAGATCATCTACACGCTCACCGACGAGGCACCGCTGCTCGCCACCTACTCCCTCCTTCCGATCGTCGAGGCCTTCACCTCGACCGCCGGTGTGGAGGTCGAGACCCGCGACATCTCGTTGGCCGGCCGCATCCTGGCTGCCTTCGCCGACAGGCTGCCCGACGACCAGCGCACGGCCGACGCCCTCGCCGAGCTCGGTGAGCTCGCCAAGACGCCCGAGGCCAACATCATCAAGCTGCCGAACATCTCGGCGTCCGTCCCCCAGCTCAACGCCGCCATCGCCGAGCTGCAGGCCCTGGGCTACGACCTGCCCACCTACGAGGAGGCCTCGGCCGAGGACAAGGCCCGCTACGACAGCGTCAAGGGGTCGGCCGTGAACCCGGTCCTGCGCGAGGGCAACTCCGACCGCCGCGCCCCCGCCGCGGTCAAGAACTACGCCCGCAAGCACCCGCACTCGATGGGTGAGTGGTCGGCCGACAGCAAGACCCAGGTCGCCACCATGGGTCGCGACGACTTCCGCAGCAACGAGCAGTCGGTGATCATGCCCGAGGCCGACACCCTGCGCATCCAGCTCGTCGACTCCGCCGGCGAGGTCTCGGTGCTCAAGGACGACCTGAAGGTGCTCGAGGGCGAGGTCGTCGACGCGACCGTCCTGCGCGCCGCGTCGCTGGACGCCTTCCTGCGCGAGCAGGTCGAGAAGGCCAAGGAGCTCGGCGTCCTGTTCTCGGCGCACCTGAAGGCCACGATGATGAAGGTCTCCGACCCGATCATCTTCGGCCACGTCGTGAAGGCCTTCTTCCCGGCCACGTTCGCCCAGTTCGGCGACGAGATCGCCGCCGCCGGCCTGTCCCCGAACAACGGCCTCGGCGCCCTGATCGACGGGCTCGAGGCGCTGGGTGGCGGCGGGGAGGAGATCCTCGCCTCCCTCAAGACCGAGCTCGCCAACGGCCCCGCCCTGGCGATGGTGAACTCCGACAAGGGCATCACCAACCTGCACGTCCCCTCCGACGTGATCGTGGACGCCTCGATGCCGGCCATGATCCGCATCGGCGGCAAGATGTGGGGCCCCGACGGCAAGGAGGCCGACACCCTCGCGGTCATCCCCGACTCGTCCTACGCCGGCGTCTACCAGGCCGTCATCGACGACTGCAAGGCCAACGGCGCGTACGACCCGGTCACCATGGGCTCGGTGCCCAACGTCGGCCTGATGGCCCAGGCGGCCGAGGAGTACGGCTCGCACAACAAGACGTTCGAGATCACCCAGGCCGGCAAGGTCCAGGTCGTCACGGCGTCCGGTGAGGTGCTCATGGAGCACGACGTGCAGCCGGGCGACATCTGGCGCGCCTGCCAGACCAAGGACGCCCCGATCCGCGACTGGGTGAAGCTGGCCGTGACCCGCGCCCGCGTCTCCGACACCCCGGCCATCTTCTGGCTGGACAACGAGCGCGCCCACGACCGCAACCTCATCTCGCTGGTGGAGAAGTACCTCGCCGACCACGACACCGAGGGCCTCTCCATCGAGATCATGAGCCCGGTCGAGGCCACCAAGAAGTCGATCGAGCGCATCCGCCGTGGTGAGGACACGATCTCGGTGACCGGCAACGTGCTGCGCGACTACAACACCGACCTGTTCCCGATCCTCGAGCTCGGCACGTCGGCCAAGATGCTGTCGGTGGTCCCGCTGATGAACGGCGGTGGCCTCTTCGAGACCGGCGCCGGCGGCTCGGCTCCCAAGCACGTGCAGCAGCTCGTCGAGGAGAACTACCTGCGTTGGGACTCGCTGGGTGAGTTCCTGGCGCTGGCCGAGTCGCTGCAGCACCTGGCCCGCAGCGCCGGCAACGACCGCGCCGCGGTGCTCGGCAAGGCGCTGGACGCCGCCACCGGCACGCTGCTCGACGAGAACAAGTCCCCGGCCCGTCGGGTCGGCCAGACCGACAACCGCGGTTCGCACGCGTGGCTGGCGGTCTACTGGGCTGAAGAGCTGGCCAAGCAGACCGAGGACGCCGAGCTCGCCGCCGCGTTCGCCCCGATCGCGACCGAGCTGCGCGAGAAGGCCGACACGATCGCCGAGGAGATGATCGCGGTCCAGGGTAAGCCGGCCGAGCTGGGCGGCTACTTCCGCCCCGATGCCGACAAGACCTCCGCGGTCATGCGCCCCTCCGAGACGCTGAACGGCATCATCGCCAAGCTCGGCTGA
- a CDS encoding serine hydrolase: MTTDRLLPRALPHEVGVDPRGVHDLLDGLARRHITMHSLMLVRHGKVVAEGTWAPHRPEHAPLVYSLSKTFCSAAVGLAVADGAFSYDDRLVDLFADVVDAAGPVASRIRVRDCLAMATGHTRDDVFNPRTSRLAGRQPWRVALATEPEGVPGATFCYNQFATWTLAEVVRHATGRTVHELLVDRVFTPLGITGTSWDTDPARRVLGFSGLHVRPEGIARFFQLLLDDGVAAGERLLPVEWVTRHRQRHVETDSWAEPDWAQGYGWQVWHDTRGGYRGDGAFGQFGVVMPAQDAVLVLTASTERMQEVLDEVWASLLPAFDRAPDAGDGLAERLASLRLPTVWGERGATVGLTFENRTNRWRLVDDADGWQLRWVDQYGGDHQLAVGFGEWRTGTMRWSGRTLRVAASGAWVGWGHWVGHVVALDAPHSLLVRLRDDGSGRTEWVGPKPLGADSLYGLAPVD; encoded by the coding sequence GTGACCACCGACCGGCTGCTTCCCCGCGCGCTTCCCCACGAGGTCGGAGTCGACCCGCGCGGCGTCCACGACCTCCTGGACGGACTGGCCCGCCGGCACATCACGATGCACTCGCTGATGCTCGTTCGGCACGGGAAGGTGGTCGCCGAGGGGACGTGGGCGCCGCACCGTCCCGAGCACGCGCCGCTGGTCTACTCGCTGTCCAAGACCTTCTGTTCCGCGGCCGTCGGGCTCGCCGTTGCCGACGGCGCGTTCTCCTACGACGACCGGCTGGTCGACCTCTTCGCCGACGTGGTGGACGCCGCGGGCCCCGTCGCCTCCCGCATCCGGGTCCGCGACTGCCTCGCCATGGCCACCGGCCACACGCGCGACGACGTCTTCAACCCCCGCACCTCCCGGCTGGCCGGGCGCCAGCCGTGGCGCGTGGCCCTGGCGACTGAGCCCGAGGGGGTCCCGGGCGCGACCTTCTGCTACAACCAGTTCGCCACGTGGACGCTGGCCGAGGTCGTCCGGCACGCCACCGGCCGCACCGTCCACGAGCTGCTCGTCGACCGCGTGTTCACCCCGCTGGGCATCACCGGCACCTCGTGGGACACCGACCCGGCCCGCCGCGTCCTGGGCTTCTCCGGCCTGCACGTCCGCCCCGAGGGGATCGCCCGCTTCTTCCAGCTGCTGCTCGACGACGGCGTCGCGGCGGGGGAGCGGTTGCTGCCCGTGGAGTGGGTGACCCGGCACCGGCAGCGCCACGTCGAGACCGACTCCTGGGCCGAGCCCGACTGGGCGCAGGGCTACGGCTGGCAGGTGTGGCACGACACCCGCGGCGGGTACCGCGGCGACGGCGCGTTCGGACAGTTCGGCGTCGTGATGCCCGCCCAGGACGCCGTGCTGGTGCTGACCGCCTCCACCGAGCGCATGCAGGAGGTGCTCGACGAGGTGTGGGCCAGCCTGCTCCCGGCCTTCGACCGGGCACCGGACGCCGGGGACGGCCTGGCCGAGCGGTTGGCGTCCCTGCGCCTGCCGACGGTGTGGGGCGAGCGCGGCGCGACCGTCGGGCTCACCTTCGAGAACCGCACGAACCGGTGGCGGCTGGTCGACGACGCCGACGGCTGGCAGCTGCGCTGGGTCGACCAGTACGGGGGCGACCACCAGCTCGCGGTCGGGTTCGGGGAGTGGCGCACCGGCACCATGCGCTGGTCGGGCCGCACGCTGCGCGTCGCGGCGTCGGGGGCGTGGGTCGGGTGGGGCCACTGGGTCGGCCACGTGGTCGCGCTGGACGCCCCGCACAGCCTGCTGGTCAGGCTGCGGGACGACGGGTCCGGGCGCACCGAATGGGTGGGCCCGAAGCCCCTCGGCGCCGACTCCTTGTACGGGCTGGCCCCGGTCGACTGA
- a CDS encoding serine/threonine-protein kinase, translating to MHEGMLLDKRYRLDARIGHGAAGEVWRAHDLHLNRVVAVKTVRMGPGSGDVPLARFRREVDAAASLNHPNVVSLHDAGQDDHVAYLVMELLDGPSVAEAVATQGPLPLDRGLAIGESVARGLASAHAAGIVHRDIKPANVVFHDGSVKVVDFGIARLTEGNGETLTQAGFTTGTAAYMSPEQARGDKVDAASDVYSLGCLLVALFTGQPPFPRDLPVAQALAHLTDTPPRLTERRPDLPPELDALVARMLAKEPAERPTASEVADALAHLAAGDRTAVMPAVLTAPTRPARRWPLAVAAAILVPALALGGWWATRSEPGSAPVSPTPSAATSAVVSAEPTAVGTPAPTPSPSATADAVWTPAPAPTRTSAPPARPPATTRPVNPAPAPAPFSLGAAKTAIDNAIGGVSNPGGRRQLERAWGSLQSGMTAANAGSRLDQLAATARNTTQLSRDELNTILGAIASAKGRL from the coding sequence GTGCATGAGGGGATGCTGCTGGACAAGCGCTACCGCCTGGATGCCCGGATCGGGCACGGCGCGGCCGGCGAGGTCTGGCGCGCCCACGACCTGCACCTCAACCGGGTGGTCGCCGTCAAGACGGTGCGCATGGGGCCGGGTTCCGGGGACGTCCCGCTGGCCCGCTTCCGCCGCGAGGTGGACGCCGCGGCCAGCCTGAACCATCCCAACGTCGTCTCCCTCCACGACGCCGGCCAGGACGACCACGTGGCCTACCTCGTCATGGAGCTGCTCGACGGCCCGTCGGTCGCCGAGGCGGTCGCCACCCAGGGCCCGCTGCCCCTCGACCGGGGCCTGGCCATCGGGGAGTCCGTGGCGCGGGGGCTGGCGTCGGCCCACGCCGCCGGCATCGTCCACCGCGACATCAAGCCGGCCAACGTGGTCTTCCACGACGGGTCGGTCAAGGTGGTCGACTTCGGCATCGCCCGGCTCACCGAGGGCAACGGCGAGACGCTCACCCAGGCGGGCTTCACCACCGGCACCGCCGCCTACATGTCCCCCGAGCAGGCGCGCGGGGACAAGGTCGACGCGGCGTCCGACGTGTACTCGCTGGGCTGCCTGCTGGTCGCGCTGTTCACCGGGCAGCCGCCGTTCCCCCGCGACCTGCCGGTCGCGCAGGCCCTGGCCCACCTCACCGACACCCCACCCCGGCTGACCGAGCGGCGCCCCGACCTCCCGCCCGAATTGGACGCCCTCGTCGCCCGCATGCTTGCCAAGGAGCCCGCCGAACGGCCCACGGCGTCCGAGGTCGCCGACGCGCTGGCCCACCTCGCCGCCGGGGACCGGACCGCCGTCATGCCGGCCGTGCTCACCGCCCCCACCCGGCCTGCGCGGCGCTGGCCCCTGGCGGTGGCGGCCGCGATCCTCGTCCCGGCGCTCGCGCTGGGCGGCTGGTGGGCGACCCGGTCCGAGCCCGGGTCGGCACCCGTCAGCCCGACGCCGAGCGCGGCCACCTCCGCGGTGGTGAGCGCCGAGCCCACCGCGGTCGGGACGCCCGCGCCCACACCCTCGCCGTCCGCCACCGCGGATGCGGTCTGGACACCCGCCCCGGCACCCACGCGCACCAGCGCACCCCCCGCCCGGCCCCCGGCCACGACGCGGCCGGTGAACCCGGCGCCGGCTCCGGCGCCCTTCAGCCTCGGCGCGGCGAAGACGGCGATCGACAACGCAATCGGCGGCGTCTCCAACCCGGGCGGACGCCGCCAGCTCGAGCGGGCGTGGGGATCGCTGCAGTCGGGCATGACGGCGGCGAACGCGGGCTCGCGGCTCGACCAGCTCGCTGCCACCGCCCGCAACACGACCCAGCTCTCGCGCGACGAGCTCAACACCATCCTGGGCGCGATCGCGTCCGCGAAGGGGCGGCTCTGA
- a CDS encoding FCD domain-containing protein — translation MDGSIPTDEPIEIDRIADLLRADASVTLLVLMELGRDGFLERVGEDAIRVRDRAEAPGDGIVQIRRMLEPVALRTAAEHARPVDLITLRHLAEGVEAAVAARDYLAFRRADDAFVATLLSLHPNAELARLCTELRLRTAYDGLRVPVEQGVLSDSLRPDARIVDLIAAGDFAGVESLAETLIDRLRLVGAPRMDSPHLVGAPIPLDVEVDVEFLEVPVS, via the coding sequence GTGGACGGGAGCATCCCCACCGACGAGCCGATCGAGATCGACCGGATCGCCGACCTGCTCCGCGCCGACGCCTCCGTGACCCTGCTGGTGCTCATGGAACTCGGTCGCGACGGCTTCCTCGAGCGGGTGGGGGAGGACGCCATCCGCGTCCGCGACCGGGCCGAGGCGCCGGGGGACGGGATCGTCCAGATCCGGCGGATGCTCGAGCCCGTGGCGCTGCGGACGGCCGCCGAGCACGCGCGGCCGGTCGACCTGATCACCCTGCGACACCTGGCCGAGGGAGTGGAGGCGGCCGTCGCTGCCCGCGACTACCTGGCGTTCCGTCGGGCCGACGACGCGTTCGTGGCGACCCTGCTGTCCCTGCACCCGAACGCCGAACTCGCCCGGCTGTGCACCGAACTGCGGCTGCGCACGGCCTACGACGGATTGCGGGTGCCCGTCGAGCAGGGCGTCCTGAGCGACTCCCTGCGCCCCGACGCCCGCATCGTCGACCTGATCGCGGCCGGTGACTTCGCCGGGGTCGAGTCGCTCGCGGAGACCCTGATCGACCGGCTGCGCCTCGTCGGTGCCCCCCGGATGGACTCACCCCACCTGGTCGGTGCCCCGATCCCCCTGGACGTCGAGGTCGACGTGGAGTTTCTGGAGGTCCCGGTCAGCTGA